The Gemmatimonadota bacterium DNA window CACGTGCACCATCTCGTGACCAAGCACGTGGTCGGTCTCGGCGTACGAGCTCGTGAACGGCATGATCAGGCGGTTCTTGATGGACTCCGTCACGCCGCCCGTCGCCTCCGAGAGGAAGCCCGATACGGCATTCGTCTGCTGGAAGTCCGGTTTGTTCGCATACAGCAGGATCGGCTTGCGTTCGGTGAAGCCGTGCCCGAAGAAGCGCGACAGGCGCTCATACCAGCGCTCGGCCATGCGGGTGGCGTCGACCACCAGCCCCTCGCTCTCCCGCTCATAGACGTGCACGTCGAAGTGCGGCGTCTCCACGACGCGGAAGGCGAAGTCGTCGTACTGGACCTTGTTGCGGCCGAAGTACTGTGCAGGGACCGCGGACGGACACAGGAGAGCCGCCAGGAGGGCGACCAGGAGGATGCGGGCGCTGGACGGCATGACTCGCCCCCGACTCGAGAAGCGTCGACGGCCGAACAGCGCAAGAGGTGTTCCGGCGGGGCGGCTCGTGTCCGGCGCGGTGTCGTGGCTGCCCGCGGGAGATGCTGCGGGTCGAGTCCGTGCGGGGGCCTCCCCCCCCGAAACACGATGGCAGCTGCGACCGACGGGTGACCTGCACCGTCTTGTCGGCTCCTGCGCCGGGGGACAACTTCCGTCGCGCCTCGCCCATCCCCTGCCGCACCGGACGCCCATCCACGTGAGCTCGTCTTCGTCGTCCAATCCCACGCTCGAGGAGCTGGCCGCGCGCCTGGAGCGCATCGCCCGCTCCCTCGAGTCGGAGCCAATGGAGCTCGATGGCGCCATCGCCCTGTTCGAGGAAGCCGTGGGTCACCTGCGGCGCGCC harbors:
- the xseB gene encoding exodeoxyribonuclease VII small subunit, whose protein sequence is MSSSSSSNPTLEELAARLERIARSLESEPMELDGAIALFEEAVGHLRRAEEILAAAELRIDELVGEGERARLEPFEAEDA